Within Streptomyces antibioticus, the genomic segment GTGGTGGGCGAGTCGCCCGGGACGGGGGCCCCGGTGTGCAGGTGCACCTTCATGGCGGCCATGCCCGTGTAGTGCATGCCGGTCACGGCGAGCCCCATGACGAGGGCGGCGCCCACGCTCCACAGGAAGCCCCTGACCTGTCCCGCGGCCCACAGGGCGGCGGTGGCGGCCACCATGGCTATCGCGACGGAGGCGCCCACGGTGAAGGTGTTGTACTCCAGCGTGCCGTTGAAGCTCATGCCGGCCATGCCCAGGTAGTGCATCGACGCGATGCCCAGTCCGGTGATGGTGCCCCCGGTGAACAGCGCGGTACCGGTCGCGCCCCGGTAGCCGACGATGAAGATCCCGACGCCGACCATGACGACGGCGACGGCGAGGCTCGCGTAGGTCATCGGCTTGTCGTAGTGGATCGGGGCGTCCTGGATGGTGAAGCCCATCATGGCGATGAAGTGCATCGTCCAGATCCCGGAACCGATCGCCGCCGAGCCGAGGGCGAGCCATCCGGGGCGCCAGGAGTGCGAGACGAGCAGCGCCCTGGTCGTGCAGCGCAGACCGAGGGCGCCGCCGAGGCAGGCCATGACGTAGGCCACCAGCGGTGTGACGAGGCCGTAGCTGAATCCGTCGACCGTGCCGTGCATGCGCGGCTGCCCTTCCGCCCTGTTGGATGTCCTGACGCGCCCCTCCCCGGGACCGCGCGAGCGGTCAAGGCTGAGAGAGAGTATGACTGCCACCGGAATGGTCGAACGATTTTCCGGCAAAGAAACACGGTCCTGCCCCACATGTGCGGCATCCGTGAGGGCCCGCGGCACCATCTTTCATCCTGTCTTTCCTTCCGCGCGCCTTCCGCACCCCCCTCGTCGTTCACTCTGTGCTGTCACAGTTGAGCCGTACGTGACCGGTATGTGAAATCGATCCACACAAGGAGTGCACATGCACGCGCGTGCAGTTGCCGCCACGACCACCGCGCTCCTGGGCACCGCCGCCCTGCTGCTGCCCGTCCACGACGCGCGCGCGGGCGGCGCGGTCCGGCCCACGGTGATCGCCCACCGGGGCGCCTCCGCGTACGCCCCCGAGAACACGCTGGCCGCGGTCGACGAGGCCGCCGCGCGGGGCGTCGTCTGGGTGGAGAACGACGTCCAGCGCACCAAGGACGGCGAGCTGGTGGTGATCCACGACGACTCCCTGCGCCGCACCACCGACGTCGAGGAGGTCTTCCCCGACCGTGCGCCGTGGAAGGTGGCGGACTTCACCGCGGCCGAGATCGCCCGGCTGGACGCGGGCGGCTGGTTCGGTCCCGCCTACGCGGACACGCGCGTGCCGACGCTCGAGGAGTACGTGGACCGGGTGGAGCGCAACCACCAGAAGCTGCTCCTGGAGATCAAGAACCCCGCCCTGTACCCGGGCGTCGAGGCGCAGACCCTCAAGCTGCTGAGCAACGAGGGCTGGCTCGACCCGCGGCACCTGTCCGGGCGGCTGATCGTGCAGAGCTTCAGCGCGGACAGCCTGCGGACCGTGCACGATCTGAAGCCTGCGGTGCGGACCGGGCTGCTCGGGACGCCGCCCGTGGCGGAGCTGCCCTCGTACGCGGGCTTCGCCGATCTGGTCAATCCGTCCCACACCACGCTGTCGCGGTCCTATGTGGACGCCGTGCACGCGCTCACCGGGCCGCACGGCCGGCGGATGGAGGTCTTCGCCTGGACCGTCGACGACGCCCCGGCCGCCCGCACGGTCGCCGGGTACGGGGTCGACGGCATCATCAGCAACAAGCCGGACGTGGTGCGGCGGGCGGTGTACTGGTACTGACGCCGGGCCCGTGTCCCGGCCGGACCGGCGCCGGCGGTGGAGCGGCCGGGGGCGTTGTCGGTGGCGGGCCGTACGGTGGGGCGCATGAGCAGCCATGCGCAGAACGAGCAGCGGGTCGTGTGGGCCGTCGTCGGCAGCGACATCGGTCCGCTGCTGCTGGCCGCGACCCCCGAGGGCGTGGTCAACGTCGTGTTCCACGCCACCGGCCCGGTCCGGGACCAGGCGCTCGCCCGGCTCGCCGAGCGGCTCGGCACCGAGCCCGTCGAGGCGCCCGGCTCCCCGCTGCTGTCCGAGGCGATACGGCAGCTCGACGCGTACTTCGCGGGTGACCGGCGCGACTTCGAGCTGCCGTTGGACTGGTCGCTGATCTCGGGCTTCAACCGTCAGGTGCTGCGCGAGCTGGCCTCCGGGGTGCCGTACGGCGCGGTCGTGGGGTACGGCGATCTGGCCGGCCGGGTCGGGCAGCCGGGCGCGGCCCAGGCGGTGGGGGCGGCGATGGGTGCCAATCCGCTGCCGATCGTGGTTCCCTGCCATCGGGTCGTCGAGAGCGACGGCGGCATCGGAGGGTTCGGGGGCGGCCTGGAGACCAAGCGGAAGCTGCTCGCGCTGGAGGGGGTCCTGCCCGAACCGCTGTTCTGACGTCCGACGGGTGCCGCCGGCCCCACAGGTCGGACAGGGGGGGAGATCGCGCCGGTGACCGGCCTCATCGTCAAACGCGCGGGCGTGCCGCCCGTCGACGCCGCGCAGGTGCCCGCCCTGCGGCGGCGTACGACCGCGGTGCTGGTCGCCGCGCAGATCCTCGGCGGGCTCGGGGTGGCCACCGGCATCGCGCTGTCCGCCGTCCTCGCCCGGCAGGTCAGCGGCACCGAGGCGCTGTCCGGGCTCGCGCCCACCGCGACCGTCGCGGGGACGGCCGTCCTGTCGATGCCGCTGGCCGCGCTGATGGCGGCACGCGGGCGCCGGCCGGGGCTGGTCCTGGCCTATCTGATCGGCGCCCTCGGCGCCTCCGTCGTGGTGGTGGCCGCGCGGATCGGCAGCTTTCCGCTGCTGCTCTGCGGCATGGCGGCCTTCGGCGCGGCTTCCTCGGCGAACCTCCAGGCCCGGTTCGCGGCCGCCGATCTCGCCGAGCCCGAGCGGCGGGCCCGGGCGATCTCGCTCGTGGTGTGGGCGACGACGGTCGGCGCGGTGCTTGGCCCGAACATCTCCGCGCCCGCCGGCCGCAGCGTCACGGGTCTCGGGATACCCGAGGCGGCCGGACCCTTCCTGTGGGCGGCCGCCATCTTCGTCGTCTCCGCGGTCGTGGTGGCCGTGCTGCTGCGCCCCGACCCGCTGCTGACGGCCCGCGCGCTCGCGCCCGAGGACGAGCGTTCCCCCGAGGCGCGTTCCCTGCGGGCCGGGCTGTCGGCCGTCGCCGCCTCGCCGCTCGCCCGGCTCGCGCTGGTGACGGTCGCCGTGTCCCACACGGCGATGGTCTCGGTGATGGCGATGACACCGCTCGACCTCGCACATCACGGGGCGGGCATCGATCTCATCGGGCTGGTCATCAGCGGGCACATCGCCGGCATGTACGCGTTCGCGCCGCTGATGGGCCGGCTCGCGGACCGGGTGGGGCGGCTGTCGGTGACCGGGCTCGCGGCGGGTCTGCTGGCCTGCGCGCTGTTCCTGGCCGGCACGGCGGGCGGCTCCCACGGGCAGACCGCCGCCGGGCTCTTCGTGCTCGGCCTGGGCTGGTCGGCCGGGCTCGTGTCCGGCTCCACGCTGCTGACGGACGCCGTCCCGCAGTCCGCGCGGGCGGCGGCGCAGGGGCTGTCCGACCTCACGATGAACACCTCGGCCGGGGTCGGCGGGGCGATCGCCGGGCTGGTGGTGGCGAAGGCGAGCTACGCGTGGCTCAACCTCGCGGCCGCCTGTCTGCTCGTACCGCTGGCCGCGCTGGTGCTCTTCACGCGCGGGGGTTTGACGCGGCGCGGGGCTCGCCAGGGATGAGGGGAGAGCGACATACAGGAGGCAGGCGTGGTGCTGGTGGTGTCGGAAGAGGTGCGCGAGGCGCTTGACGCGCGTCGCCCCGTGGTGGCCCTGGAGTCCACGATCATCGCGCACGGGCTGCCTCGCCCGCGCAATCTCCAGGTGGCGCTGGAGCTGGAGGCGGTGGTCCGGGAGCAGGGCGCCGTGCCGGCGACGATCGCGGTGCTGGACGGGCGGCCCCATGTCGGCCTGGACAAGCAGCAGTTGGAGCGGGTGGCCAACGAGGACGGGATACGCAAGCTGGGCCATCGAGATCTGCCGCCCGCGGTGGCCGCGGGCGCGAGCGGGGCGACGACCGTGTCGGCGACGGCCCTGCTGGCCGCGCTGGCCGGGGTGCGGGTGTTCGCGACGGGCGGGCTCGGCGGTGTGCACCGGGAGTGGACGGTCACCCAGGACGAGTCGGCGGACCTCGGTCTGCTGGCCCGCACGCGGATCACCGTGGTGTGCGCGGGCGTGAAGTCGATCCTGGACGTGCCGGCGACGCTCCAGCGGCTGGAGACCCTGGGGGTGACCGTCGCCGGATACGGCACGGACCGCTTCCCCGGCTTCTATCTGTCCGACTCGGCACACCCGGTGGACTGGACGCTCACCTCCCCGGCGCAGGTGGCCGCGGTGATGCGGGCCCAGGACGCGCTGGACATGCCGGAGTCGGCGCTGATCGTGGCCAACCCGGTGCCGGAGGAGGAGCAGTTGGATCCCGCGCTGCACGCGCGGGTGCTCGCCGACGCGCTGCACGCGTGCGAGGCGGAGGGCGTCAGCGGCCAGGGCGTCACCCCCTTCCTGCTCGACTACCTGGTGCGGCACACCGACGGGGCGTCCCTGAGCGCCAACCTGGCGGCGGTGCGCGGCAATGTCCGGCTCGCGGGGAGGATCGCGGCCGCCTGGGCCGCCGGGTGAGCGGCCTGCCGGGCGGGGCCGCCGCGCGCGAGGGCGGCGGGGCGCTGCTGGTGGTCGGTGACGTCGTGACGGACGTCGTCGCACGGCATCGGGGTCCGCTGGCGTCGGGGACGGACACGGTCGCCGTGATCCGCACCCTGCCGGGCGGCGCGGGCGCCAACGTGGCGTGCTGGGCGGCCCATCGGGGGTGTGCGGACGTCCGGCTGCTCGGGCGGGTGGGCGCGGACGCGGCGGCCTGGCACGAACGCGAGCTGATCGCCTCGGGGGTACGGCCCCGGCTCGTCGTCGATCCTCAGGCCCCGACCGGCACGGTGATCTGCCTGGTGGACACCGGTGCGGCGGCGGAGCGGACGTTCCTCACCGACAGCGGCGCGTCCCTGCGGCTCGGCCCCGAGGACTGGTCGGAGGCCCTGCTGGACGGGGTGGGGCGGCTGCATCTGTCGGGCTATCTGCTGTTCTCCGGGACCGGGCGGGCGCTGGTCCGCACGGCCGTGGCATCGGCACGCGCGCGTGGAGTCCCGGTGAGCCTCGATCCGGCGTCGGCGGGCTTTCTGGTGGAGCTGGGTGTCGAGCGGTTCATGGCCCTCGTCGAGGGGGTGGACGTGCTGCTGCCCAGCCGGGACGAGGCGTGTCTGCTGACCGGGCTGCCGGACGGCGCGGACGCGGCGGCCGCGTTGAGCCGCCGTGTGCCGCTGGTGGTGGCGAAGCAGGGCGCGGACGGCGCGCTGGTGGCCCGGGACGGTGCCGTGCTCGCATCGGTCCCCGCGGCCCCCGCGACGCCTCGGGACACCACGGGCGCCGGTGACGCCTTCACGGGCGCCTTCCTCGCCGCGCTGCTGACGGGCGCGGACCCCGGCGCCGCGGCGGCGGAGGGGTGCCGGGCGGGGGCCCTGGCGGTGGAACGCGTCGGCGGCAGACCGCCGGTGGGCGGGGGCGGCACCGAGCCCTCCGAGTCGGCCGGGTCCGCCGAGTGCCCCAAGTCCCCCGAGCCTTCCGGGCCTTCCGAGCCTTCCGGTTGTTCCGGGCCTTCCGGTTGTTCCGGGCCTCCCGGGCCTTCGGTCGATGACGGGCAGGCGGCGGGCGACCCGGCGCGCGCCGGGTGAGGGGGTGGAGTCCGTACCCGGTTCTCGGCGTTACGGCTTCCTCCCCCACGCCGAGATCATCGGAGCCGTCGCCAGGTCCATGGTGCCGGTGGCCACGTTGGCGAGGTGTCGCTCGATGTCGTCCTCGGTGGCGAGGCCGGCGCCGACGAGCCGGTCGCGGATCTGACGGACCGTCGCGGACTCCAGCGCCCCGCAGGCGTCCGAGCTGAGCGGGAAGTAGGCGTCGGCCTCGACCCGGCGCAGCCCGGCCTCGCGGAGCAGACGGGGCAGCTTGCGGCCGTAGGCGAGGTCGGCGCCGCGGTCGGCGAGCAGGGTGCGGAAACCGTTCCGCAGGCGGTTGGCGAGCTGCTGCTCGGGGCCGTGCTCGTCGGGGCAGATCAGGGGCTGGAGGGCGGGGTCGCCGTCCTCGACGAGGAGCCGGCCGCCGGGCCGCAGGGACTTGATCATCGAGGCCAACGCCCGCTCCCGGTCGGGGACATGGACGAGGACGAGCCGGGCGTGCACCAGGTCGAAGCCGTCGCCGGGCGGCTCCTCGGTGCCGACGTCGTGGACCCGTACCTCCACCGGCGGGCGGCCGACCGTGGTCAGCAGGCTCGTGTCGATGTCGGTCGCGACGACCTTGCCGGTCGGCCCGACCTTCTTGGCCAGCCAGGACACCACGGAGGTGCCGCCCGCCCCGACTTCCCAGCAGCGCCAGCCGGGGCCGACGCCGAGCCCTTCGAGGTGGCGGAACGTCGTGGGGTCGAAGAGGGCGGCGAAGGCGTCGAAGCGTTCGGCCGCCTCGGCCTGCCGGTTGTCCAGGAGGTACCCGTCGGTGCGCGTCATGCCGTGATCATCCCAGTTGACCTGCTTGTACAGGTGGGCGACGCGGCCGGATCGGTCACGCCGGGGGCGGGTACACGCCGTCCGAGGTGAGCTGGGCGACCGGTTGTCCACAGGCGGGAACAAAGCGGAATCCTCGCTGCCCACAGGCTCACCCACGGTCGGCGTGATCCTGGCAGACTGGCGCGCCAGGGCGCAGGAGTTCGGCGCGAGGAGATCCACGAAGGGGGGCCAGGATGACGATGGCGGGGAATCTGCGGAGGGTCACCGGCCTCGGCCGGGTCGGTGGTCTGCGCAAGGTGGCGCGGCTCGGCCGGCGGCGCAGCCGGGTCGACCTCAGTCATCACGCGCGCTCGCCGCTGGGCTCCTCGGTGGTGAACTGCGTGGCGTATCTGGACGGCGTGCGGGCACCGGCCGCGGGTGACCTGGTCAGCGCGGTGGAGGAGGTGCGCAAGCACCGGCGTGGTTTCGTCTGGCTCGGTCTGCACGAACCGACGAACGACGAGTTCGCGGGCGTCGCCGAGCTGTTCGACCTGCATCCGCTGGCGGTCGAGGACGCGGTCGAGGCGCATCAGCGTCCAAAGGTCGAGCGGTACGACGAGACGCTGTTCGCGGTGTTCAAGACGGTCTGCTATGTGGAGCACGAGCAACTGACGGCCACCAGTGAGGTGGTCGACACCGGCGAGATCATGGTGTTCGTGGGCCCCGACTTCGTCATCACGGTGCGGCACGGGCGGCACGGCTCGCTGGGTCCGCTGCGGGAGGGGCTGGAGTCCGATCCGGGGCAGCTCGCGATAGGGCCTTCGTCGGTGCTGCACGCCATCGCGGACCATGTCGTCGACGACTACCTCCATGTCATCGACTCCGTGCAGGCCGACATCGACCAGGTCGAGGCGGACGTCTTCGCGGAGAACGGCGCGCGGACCGATCCGGGGCGGATCTACCAGCTCAAGCGGGAGCTCCTGGAGCTGAAGCGGGCCGTGGTCCCGCTGAAGCGGCCGCTGACGGATCTGGCCGAGCACCCGGTGCGGGTGGTGGACCCGCAGATACAGGCGTACTTCCGGGACGTCTCCGACCATCTGCTGCGGGCCACGGAGCAGATCGCCGCGTTCGACGAACTGCTGAACTCGATCCTCCAGGCGCATCTGGCCCAGGTCACGGTCGCGCAGAACGAGGACATGCGGAAGATCACCGCGTGGGCCGCGGTGATCGCCGTTCCGACCATGGTCTGCGGTGTCTACGGCATGAACTTCGATCACATGCCGGAGCTGCACTGGAGGTTCGGCTATCCGCTGATACTCGGCGTGATATCCGGAATCTGTCTGCTGCTGTACCGGGGCTTCCGGCGCAACGGCTGGCTGTGAGGCGGAGGCGGGCCGTGCCCGGGGGTCACTGGCGGCTGGTCCCGGACATCGCGTAGACGTTCTCGACCCAGGACGCGATCTGATCGTCGTTCAGATGCCGGGCGAGGTCGGCTTCGCTGATCATGCCGACCAGGCGCTTGTTCTCGATGACGGGCAGCCGGCGGATCTGGTGGTCCTGCATCTCGCGGAGCACCTCGTCGACGTCGGCGCTCGCCTCGATCCAGCGCGGGGTGCCGTTGGCCATCTCCCCGGCGGTGACCTTGGACGGATCGTGGCCCATGGCCACACAGCCCACGACGATGTCGCGGTCGGTGAGGATGCCGCAGAGCCGGTCGTTGTCGTCGCCGATGGGCAGCGCTCCGACGCCCAGTTCACGCATCAACTGGGCGGCGCGGTCGAGGGTCTCGTGGGCGGGGATCCACCGGGCGCCCCGGTGCATGATGTCTCCGGCGGTGGTCATGCGTACCTCCCGTGGCCGGACGGCCGGCGCGGCGCGGGGGCACCGCTAGTCCCGGCGCCCTTCATTCTCGCCGTGCCGCCGGACGGTCGCACCCGGAGCCGGGCGCCGTCGGATCGTGCACCTGTTCAACGGCGGTTCGGTGGATCCGCTGCCCGTCAGCCGTTCCACGCCGGATGGCGGGGGTCGTCCGCGCGGACGACGACGTCGGCCGTGGCCGCCGGGTCGGTCTCCCGCTCGTAGGTCTCGTAGGCGGGGAGTGTCCAGTGGTCGGGTTCGGGGGTGCGGCGGCGGAGGGCGCCCGGGGAGAGGAGGACGTGCACGCTGAAGTCGAGGGGGAACCAGTGGCGGAGGAGAAAAGGGCCGTGCAGCAGCAGGAAGCCGCCGGGCGGGAGGTGGACATAGGGGGTGCGGGTGGCGCGGTCGGTGACCGGGTCCCACAGGTCGGGCAGGATCCGTCCGTCGCCGCCGGGTTCGAGGGGGCCGAACACCTCGCGCCACAGGGCGCCGGTGTCGAGCCAGCCGTCGTAGTAGGCGTCGACGTCCTGGTGGCCGTACTCCAGGCGGACCGAGGCGGGGCGCAGGAAGCCGTGGGCGTCCACGACCCGGGAGGGGCGGCCGCGGACGCGGAGTGCCTCGGCGACGCGTTCGGCGAGGTCGCCGGGGCGGGCGGCAGGGGCGCCGTCGAAGGCGATGCGCGGCCAGGGGCTGCCGTCGGCCGGCTTCAGGTCGAGCAGCCGCTCGGCGAGGAGGTCGCCGAGCCGTTCCCAGGTGATCGCTTCGAGTCGCACACGGCCCATGATGCGTCAGCCGCCCGGCGAACGCGGCGCCGCGGTGACGTGCCGCGACGGCCACCGGCGGGAATGAGGTCCCCATGACGGCCGCAGCACCCGCAGCACCCCCAACTCCCCTCCCCCGGCCCGGCCTTCTCGTCGTCCAGCCGCAGCGGCGCAGGCACTGCGTCGGATGCCGGCGCGGTCCGATGCCGATGGTGGTCGTGGAGGACGACGGGCCGCGCTGTCTGGACTGCGCCGACCTGGGACACCTGGTGTTCCTGGCGCGCGGCGACACGGCACTGACCCGCAGATCGCGGGAGGAGAGCACGCTGTCGGCGGTGGTGGTGCGGTTCAACCGGCGCCGGGGTCGGTACGAGCGGCAGGGCGTCCTGGTCGAGGAGGCGGGCCTCGCCCGGGCGGAGGCGCGGTGTCTGGCGGACGCGGAGGCGCGGCGAAGACGCCGGGTCCGGGACGCGCGGCGGCGGGCGGAGGAGGACGTGCGGTTCACGGCGGCGTTCGCGGCGGAGATCCTGCGGCTGCTGCCGGGGTGTCCCGAGGACCGGGCGCGGGCGATCGCCGCGCACGCCTCCCTGCGGGGCAGCGGCCGGGTGGGGCGCAGCGCGGCCGGGCGGGCGCTGAGCGAGCGGGCCGTGGTCTCGGCGGTCGTGGCGTCCGTACGGCATCTGGAGACGCCGTACGACCGGCTGCTGATGGGCGGGGTGCCGCGGCGCGAGGCGCGGCGGCGGATCGCGGCGGAGGTGGAGCGGATCCTGCGGGAGTGGGGGTGGGAGGCGGGGCTCGGCCCGACGGGCGCGTGACGGGCGTGGACGCTCGCTTATGGTCCGGCGCGGTTCGGCCATGGCCCTGGTGTACGGGTGGGAATTGACTGGGGAGGGTGGATGGTCGCGGGTGCGATCCGGTTCGAGGCGGGAGTTGACGTCGAGATGATCGATGGGCCGTATTTCGTGCTGACGGTGCTGGGGGTGCTCGGCACCGGGCTGGTGGCGGGGGTGTTCTGCGCGTTCTCGACCTTCGTGATGCGCGGGCTGGCGGCGCTTCCGCCCGCGCAGGGGGTGGCGGCGATGCAGGCGGTCAACAGGGCGGCGGTGCGGCCGGCGTTCATGGCCGTGTTCCTCGGGTCGACGGCGTTGGCGGTGGTGATCGCCGTGGTGACGTTCGTGCTGTGGCCGGACGAGGGGACGGTGGAACTGCTGCTGGGCAGCGCGCTGCATCTGTTCGGTTCGTTCGGGGTGACGATGAGCGCCAACGTGCCGCGCAACGACGCCCTGGCCCGGCTGGATCCGGGCGCTCCGGAGGCGGCGGCGTACTGGCCGCGGTATGTGCGCGAGTGGACGGCGTGGAACCACATACGCACGGTGGCCTCGGGCGCGGCGGCAGTGTCGTACCTGCTGGCCGTGGCCTGATCCGAAGCGGGCGCCCGGCCCGCGCCCGCTTCCCGCGGAGGGACCGGGGGAAAGCGGTGTCCCGCGGCTCTGCGGGGCCGCGCGGTGGGACGTATCGTGGCCGGAAGAGTGCCGCCCGATGACGCACGGCCTGTCGCGCACACGCACGCGAGGACTACGGACATGGCCGATCCCAAGGGATTCATGACCACTCCGCGCCAGGACCGGCCCCGCCGGCCCGTGGAGCAGCGGGTCCGGGACTGGGACGAGGTGTACGTCCCCGGCGCGCTCCTGCCCATCGTGAGCAAGCAGGCGGACCGCTGTATGGACTGCGGGATCCCGTTCTGTCACGACGCGTGTCCGCTCGGCAATCTGATCCCGGAGTGGAACGACCTGGTGTCGCGGGAGGACTGGCGGGCGGCGAGCGACCGGCTGCACGCGACGAACAACTTCCCGGAGTTCACCGGGCGGTTGTGTCCGGCGCCGTGCGAGGCGGGGTGCGTGCTCGCCATCAACCAGCCGGCCGTCACCATCAAGAACGTCGAGGTCGCGATCGCCGACCGGGCGTGGACGGACGGCTTCACGCCGCCGCGCCCGCCGGACCGGCTCTCCGGGAAGACGGTCGCGGTGATCGGTTCCGGCCCCACCGGGCTGGCGGCCGCGCAGCAGCTCACGCGCGCGGGGCACACGGTCGTGGTGTACGAGCGGGACGACCGGATCGGCGGCCTGATGCGGTACGGCATCCCGGCGTTCAAGATGGAGAAGCGTCATCTGGAGCGGCGGATCGAGCAGATGCTCGCCGAGGGGACCCGGTTCCGTACGTCGACGGCGGTCGGGCGGGACATCGGGGCGGCCGAGCTGCGGACCCGGCACGACGCCGTGGTGATCGCGACCGGGGCGACGGCGTGGCGGGAACTCCCGGTGCCGGGGCGCGAGTTGGCCGGGATCCAGCAGGCGATGGAGTATCTGCCGCTGGCCAACCGGGTGTGCGAGGGGGATCTGGAGGTGTCGCCGATGTCGGCCGCCGGCCGGCACGTCGTGATCGTCGGCGGCGGCGACACCGGCGCGGACTGTCTGGGGACGGCGGTGCGGGAGGGGGCCGCGTCCGTGACCCAGCTCGACATCTACCGGCAGCCCGGCGCCGAGCGCGACGAGGACACGGAGCCCTGGCCGACGTATCCGAAGATCTACCGGATGTCGGCGGCGCACGAGGAGGCGCGCGATCTGCGGACCGCGCCGGCGGCCGACGCCGACGCGCGCCTGTTCTCCGCCTCCACGCTCCGCTTCTCCGGCGACGAGGCCGGTCATGTCCGTTCGCTGCACGTCGTCGAGGTCGACGAGCGGCGCACGCCGGTGGCGGGCACCGGGCGGTCGATCCCCGCCGACCTGGTGCTGCTCGCCCTCGGCTTCTCCGGGCCCGACCGGACGGACGGGCTGACCGACCAGTTGGGCCTGGCGATGGAGCCGCGCGGCACGATCGCGCGGGACGGCGGTTTCGCGACGAACGTCCCCGGGGTGTTCGCCGCCGGGGACGCGGCGCGCGGCCAGTCGCTGATCGTGTGGGCGATCGCGGAGGGGCGGGCGGTGGCGGCGGCCGTCGACCGCCATCTGACCGGCGCCTCCCGGCTGCCGGCGCCGATCTCGCCGTACGACCGCCCCATGACCGTGTGAGCGGAAGGAACCGGCCGGGCGGCCGGGGTCAGCGGCGTTCGTCCGTGCCCGC encodes:
- a CDS encoding carbohydrate kinase family protein — its product is MSGLPGGAAAREGGGALLVVGDVVTDVVARHRGPLASGTDTVAVIRTLPGGAGANVACWAAHRGCADVRLLGRVGADAAAWHERELIASGVRPRLVVDPQAPTGTVICLVDTGAAAERTFLTDSGASLRLGPEDWSEALLDGVGRLHLSGYLLFSGTGRALVRTAVASARARGVPVSLDPASAGFLVELGVERFMALVEGVDVLLPSRDEACLLTGLPDGADAAAALSRRVPLVVAKQGADGALVARDGAVLASVPAAPATPRDTTGAGDAFTGAFLAALLTGADPGAAAAEGCRAGALAVERVGGRPPVGGGGTEPSESAGSAECPKSPEPSGPSEPSGCSGPSGCSGPPGPSVDDGQAAGDPARAG
- a CDS encoding CBS domain-containing protein; this translates as MTTAGDIMHRGARWIPAHETLDRAAQLMRELGVGALPIGDDNDRLCGILTDRDIVVGCVAMGHDPSKVTAGEMANGTPRWIEASADVDEVLREMQDHQIRRLPVIENKRLVGMISEADLARHLNDDQIASWVENVYAMSGTSRQ
- a CDS encoding MFS transporter, translating into MTGLIVKRAGVPPVDAAQVPALRRRTTAVLVAAQILGGLGVATGIALSAVLARQVSGTEALSGLAPTATVAGTAVLSMPLAALMAARGRRPGLVLAYLIGALGASVVVVAARIGSFPLLLCGMAAFGAASSANLQARFAAADLAEPERRARAISLVVWATTVGAVLGPNISAPAGRSVTGLGIPEAAGPFLWAAAIFVVSAVVVAVLLRPDPLLTARALAPEDERSPEARSLRAGLSAVAASPLARLALVTVAVSHTAMVSVMAMTPLDLAHHGAGIDLIGLVISGHIAGMYAFAPLMGRLADRVGRLSVTGLAAGLLACALFLAGTAGGSHGQTAAGLFVLGLGWSAGLVSGSTLLTDAVPQSARAAAQGLSDLTMNTSAGVGGAIAGLVVAKASYAWLNLAAACLLVPLAALVLFTRGGLTRRGARQG
- a CDS encoding magnesium and cobalt transport protein CorA, which gives rise to MTMAGNLRRVTGLGRVGGLRKVARLGRRRSRVDLSHHARSPLGSSVVNCVAYLDGVRAPAAGDLVSAVEEVRKHRRGFVWLGLHEPTNDEFAGVAELFDLHPLAVEDAVEAHQRPKVERYDETLFAVFKTVCYVEHEQLTATSEVVDTGEIMVFVGPDFVITVRHGRHGSLGPLREGLESDPGQLAIGPSSVLHAIADHVVDDYLHVIDSVQADIDQVEADVFAENGARTDPGRIYQLKRELLELKRAVVPLKRPLTDLAEHPVRVVDPQIQAYFRDVSDHLLRATEQIAAFDELLNSILQAHLAQVTVAQNEDMRKITAWAAVIAVPTMVCGVYGMNFDHMPELHWRFGYPLILGVISGICLLLYRGFRRNGWL
- a CDS encoding glycerophosphodiester phosphodiesterase encodes the protein MHARAVAATTTALLGTAALLLPVHDARAGGAVRPTVIAHRGASAYAPENTLAAVDEAAARGVVWVENDVQRTKDGELVVIHDDSLRRTTDVEEVFPDRAPWKVADFTAAEIARLDAGGWFGPAYADTRVPTLEEYVDRVERNHQKLLLEIKNPALYPGVEAQTLKLLSNEGWLDPRHLSGRLIVQSFSADSLRTVHDLKPAVRTGLLGTPPVAELPSYAGFADLVNPSHTTLSRSYVDAVHALTGPHGRRMEVFAWTVDDAPAARTVAGYGVDGIISNKPDVVRRAVYWY
- a CDS encoding methyltransferase, giving the protein MTRTDGYLLDNRQAEAAERFDAFAALFDPTTFRHLEGLGVGPGWRCWEVGAGGTSVVSWLAKKVGPTGKVVATDIDTSLLTTVGRPPVEVRVHDVGTEEPPGDGFDLVHARLVLVHVPDRERALASMIKSLRPGGRLLVEDGDPALQPLICPDEHGPEQQLANRLRNGFRTLLADRGADLAYGRKLPRLLREAGLRRVEADAYFPLSSDACGALESATVRQIRDRLVGAGLATEDDIERHLANVATGTMDLATAPMISAWGRKP
- a CDS encoding methylated-DNA--[protein]-cysteine S-methyltransferase, whose protein sequence is MSSHAQNEQRVVWAVVGSDIGPLLLAATPEGVVNVVFHATGPVRDQALARLAERLGTEPVEAPGSPLLSEAIRQLDAYFAGDRRDFELPLDWSLISGFNRQVLRELASGVPYGAVVGYGDLAGRVGQPGAAQAVGAAMGANPLPIVVPCHRVVESDGGIGGFGGGLETKRKLLALEGVLPEPLF
- a CDS encoding MHYT domain-containing protein; translated protein: MHGTVDGFSYGLVTPLVAYVMACLGGALGLRCTTRALLVSHSWRPGWLALGSAAIGSGIWTMHFIAMMGFTIQDAPIHYDKPMTYASLAVAVVMVGVGIFIVGYRGATGTALFTGGTITGLGIASMHYLGMAGMSFNGTLEYNTFTVGASVAIAMVAATAALWAAGQVRGFLWSVGAALVMGLAVTGMHYTGMAAMKVHLHTGAPVPGDSPTTLLAPMLIGPLAFLCLAGVVILFDPLMIMGGPERAPVEHKPGVPARPGSAHPAHTPRRLRLRTRGTAAHHETRTPQNR
- a CDS encoding uridine kinase, whose amino-acid sequence is MGRVRLEAITWERLGDLLAERLLDLKPADGSPWPRIAFDGAPAARPGDLAERVAEALRVRGRPSRVVDAHGFLRPASVRLEYGHQDVDAYYDGWLDTGALWREVFGPLEPGGDGRILPDLWDPVTDRATRTPYVHLPPGGFLLLHGPFLLRHWFPLDFSVHVLLSPGALRRRTPEPDHWTLPAYETYERETDPAATADVVVRADDPRHPAWNG
- a CDS encoding pseudouridine-5'-phosphate glycosidase, yielding MVLVVSEEVREALDARRPVVALESTIIAHGLPRPRNLQVALELEAVVREQGAVPATIAVLDGRPHVGLDKQQLERVANEDGIRKLGHRDLPPAVAAGASGATTVSATALLAALAGVRVFATGGLGGVHREWTVTQDESADLGLLARTRITVVCAGVKSILDVPATLQRLETLGVTVAGYGTDRFPGFYLSDSAHPVDWTLTSPAQVAAVMRAQDALDMPESALIVANPVPEEEQLDPALHARVLADALHACEAEGVSGQGVTPFLLDYLVRHTDGASLSANLAAVRGNVRLAGRIAAAWAAG